The sequence tatgataaaaaaaattaaagaaactaATGATAACAAATACTTGAGTTATTGATTTTTCTTATGAACATGTAATCCTTGACGCTGGCAAGTATGTTGTATTCAATGGAATGTTACAACTAATAGTATACTTGAAGGAAAAGAATGCCATCCTATTCACATATCCACCAACTGTGAGTTATTTCTGTGCCTTTGATGAATGCTTGCTGTAGGCTCATCTTTATCTTTTTTACTGGGTGAATGAATGGAATAATCTTCTGTTAGTTAGAGTTGACTGTGTGCAATTTTTGGTCTGAACCTCTTGGTGCTGAGTGAAGTATATTTGTTTTGTTGTTACCTGATTGCTTACTAATATTATCTCAAAAAactttatacattttttttattttttattttgatactaTGTATCTAAATGGATTTTCTGATAATAATGTTTGGCTACCAATGTCTGTTCAATATTCTCAAATCAACGCAGGATGATGATTGGATGAGTCTTTGATGGATGCAAATTCTACGCTGCTGAAGTTCCTTTGATATTGTTCATttcattcttgaaaaatacccaCCAACTTCATCTTTTAACTTGACTTTCTACCATTTTATGGTAGTCAAAAGCTGCTGAAATCTGCGAAAGAAAAATGGTTGAATGAATGACAAAATGCTTGCATTATTTTGTAGTATCAACCCTTCTTTCTGACCCTTTTTTGATATCACTTGTTAGGACCAGAACTGTAATGACACAGTTTTGGGGATGGTTTGGATAGATCATTAGTGCTAAAAGAAATTTGTCCgcttgatttttttcttcaccgCTTGTGATAGAGTTATAATTTTATGTTCTTGATAAGTTGAAGATTGCAAGTGAGCTATAAATGAGTATTGAAATGAGGATGCAATGATAAGTATCTGGTGGTGTAAGTAATATAGAGAATTATGGGAGTTTTAACTCTAGGAGATCTGACTGTTTACCTGTTTGGAGTGTGTAAAAGCTCCGACTTAGAGAATGTATCCTCTTTCCTTGATAAATTTAATACATTAATCTCTTTGAGGGTAGAAATGTGTCCTCAGAATCCATTTTTCCATTTATTTTACTTCTTGTAATTGCATAGCATGCCTTTATTGTGTCAATGTGTCACACACATGACTTTGTGAACCTTTGTAATCTTGATAACCATTTTTCTTGTGCCTCATGTGCTGTGTAACATGTTTTCACTTGTCAGGTCAATATCATTTGCGAGATTAATCTTGTTTCTGCTTGAAAGAAAGATGAAATATAGAAGCCATGATCTAAATTCACGAATCAtctcatttattattttctctAGGCTTGTTTGAATAGTATTTAGTGAATCAGAAGCAAGAGGAAAAGCGTGGAAGGTGATAGTGTGGGGTTCTTAGGTACTAATTTGTTTTACCAGTGAATGAGATTAGTTTGACATAGTTGCTATAAACCTCTGAAGGCAGTTTGATGAACTGCACCTGTGAACAAATTTGCTTAGCGCATATATTCATGGATTCATTTTGCTGTTTGAAAGTAAATGATGCGCTTTTTTAATTTGGCTGCAATAGATTATAAAATTACtctgttaaaaaaattatactttttgTTGTATTGCTATTATTCTGATTGGAAGAGTTCTCATTGTAATTTATCTTTACTTGGAGCAAATAGTGAATGCTGGGACTGACCTTTACCGACTGTCGTGGTGTTTCTGTTTGAAGCTAAAACCATATTATGTGTGCCCTTATAAAATTTCCATAAATAATTACATCTATGATTAGCATTTTAATCTTGTATACATGGTAAGTCCATTCACCGGACCTCAGAGTGTTGAAACACCAGTGGGATTTTTTCAACAGGGATCTTTTAATACAACTGGATTGGTCATTACTTCGAAACTGCCAAGATTCTCAGATATGTACACACTTATCATAGGGAGTGCCGATCCCCAATCGATAGCTTCAAAGCCACCCGTTGAATTCACTAAAACCGTCACTCAATGGTGATCTCAaaatcccccccccccccccccccccccccccccccccccccccccNAAAGAACAAGCAGGAGAAAGATGCCTTCTCTCGTggcttatattaaaatttttgctGCATGTTATGTAGGTTCACCAAGGATGGAGTTTTGGTGGAGGGACTTTTCTGGAAGGATGTCGAAGCACTCGTAAACGAGTATGCAAAAGAAACTAAGAAGACCAAGTGAGCTAAAGCTTCGTATGTATTCTCGTGGAACATTATTGGAACATGAGGAGATGCAGTCGATGCACTTGTTGTAAACCTCGGTAATGCAATCGTTATACGCCATGCATTTTACTTTGTATCGAAAGTATTGAATCCAATTTGGGGACTCTTATCTGACAATTGTGCTTCGACCTTTTTCTCCTCGGACAAAAGATACATTTTTTGGGTCTACCTGCGTTATATAACAGCTCATCTCCTTCGAATTACTGTATTTTGCTTCAGATTAACTAATAGCTCCTCTGCAGCCTTGGTCTAATTGTCTACTTCAGACTACCTCTCTTCTTCGCGACTGAGAGTCTTTCACCTCTTTGTATTCATGGATTTTGTTGGCTAAAGGTTTTCAAATTTTTCGCGCAGATCTTTATTTTCATTCCACATTTTCCTGTTCCTGGATACAATAATTTTTGCAATTTCGAGAAAtaatccaatatttcatttatacTTTATAACACTgcatttaaattcttttaaattatcCATTTGTTACGAAAAAGAAAAATCGATGGACAATCAAATATACGAAAAGTCAGACTTTTTTAACAAATTCTGTGGCTCGTGCCATTTCTTCTGACCATGATTCTGGTGTAAAATAGCTACTTAAATCATATTCATATGTGTTCAAAAATATTAGATACATAGTATGTACGTCACCTGTGAAAAAAATTAGATATGACAGATATTTCGTATACAtgtcaagaaaaataataattttaaatcagtGGAAGATAAACGAGGGAGTTCTTTAATTTTACAACGAGAACCACAAAAATAACgtgtgttgaaaaattatttaaaaatgtgaaaaatatttgtgttgaaaatgtgaatgttgaatgttgaaaattaggtaaaattaggtgttgaatattgaaaattagtgtgtgatgatgtaggtaatgatgtattttatttttggattatttgtaaaaattttctataaatagatctctcatttgtgaagaaaatcacaattgagttgagagaaaaatattataaagtgtgtagtgtgataattttgagagtttgagatttttactttttaccgtaaatttttactttttcacaacacgttatcagcacgaagctctaaaagtcctccatatttttccaagctccgaacagaagaaaaaggtaacaaaagtaataatatttattttactgttatttatttattgtttatatatgtaatatataatataatgttattgttagaaataataaaaataattttttcaaaaacttgttataaatcctgggaggatgttaagacgacatcccacactcccggtaagggatacgacaagtataaaagcctataaggttttttaaacaaaataacttatgacacctaattataataatgtgatatgatatacataattatttaaatatgactaatattatatacaccatattattaccataaaattatacaaatacatacatttattttcttatacaccaacggtaataaacggtaacaaaacggctagtttttgctctataaatacaatctcacaaatacattcaatcactccaactttctcttcttctctaaaaattattcttcatcaaattttcgaagaaaaaaagaagatggctttcacgaggttatttttaattattttggttatcatactcaccagtcttgtatttatcggagaatatcctcctcgtgtgttttctttatttttacgaatacttgtacttgttgtttatccattattttgtattgcaatattcattaactaataaaatgcatcgtaatttttagtaccaccatggcaaacttggcaaagctcgaattcatcgctcttgatattactgggaaaaactatatgccatggactcttgatgtagaaatgcatcttgagtcattgggtctaagcgagaccattaaagaaaatggtatatcttcatcacaagaaaaagcaaaagctataatatttttacgtcgacgccttgatgaaggtttaaaatgtgaatatatcatcgaaaaagatctcatggctctgtggaaaggattaaaagagagatttgaacatataagggaagttatacttccgaccgcccgtgatgaatggaatatgttaagattccaagactttaaaaaagtcagtgattacaattcagcgatgtatagaataatctcgcagttaaaattttgtggacatgaggttacagaatcggaaatgcttgaaaaaacattttccacgtttcacgcatcaaatataacactacagcaacaatatagagtgcgtggatttgcgagatattctgaactcatcgcctgtcttcttgtggcggaaaagaacaacgagctattaatgagaaatcatcagtcccgacccactggatcaacagcatttccagaagtaaatgctgtaagcaaaaatgaatttaaacNNNNNNNNNNNNNNNNNNNNNNNNNNNNNNNNNNNNNNNNNNNNNNNNNNNNNNNNNNNNNNNNNNNNNNNNNNNNNNNNNNNNNNNNNNNNNNNNNNNNNNNNNNNNNNNNNNNNNNNNNNNNNNNNNNNNNNNNNNNNNNNNNNNNNNNNNNNNNNNNNNNNNNNNNNNNNNNNNNNNNNNNNNNNNNNNNNNNNNNNNNNNNNNNNNNNNNNNNNNNNNNNNNNNNNNNNNNNNNNNNNNNNNNNNNNNNNNNNNNNNNNNNNNNNNNNNNNNNNNNNNNNNNNNNNNNNNNNNNNNNNNNNNNNNNNNNNNNNNNNNNNNNNNNNNNNNNNNNNNNNNNNNNNNNNNNNNNNNNNNNNNNNNNNNNNNNNNNNNNNNNNNNNNNNNNNNNNNNNNNNNNNNNNNNNNNNNNNNNNNNNNNNNNNNNNNNNNNNNNNNNNNNNNNNNNNNNNNNNNNNNNNNNNNNNNNNNNNNNNNNNNNNNNNNNNNNNNNNNNNNNNNNNNNNNNNNNNNNNNNNNNNNNNNNNNNNNNNNNNNNNNNNNNNNNNNNNNNNNNNNNNNNNNNNNNNNNNNNNNNNNNNNNNNNNNNNNNNNNNNNNNNNNNNNNNNNNNNNNNNNNNNNNNNNNNNNNNNNNNNNNNNNNNNNNNNNNNNNNNNNNNNNNNNNNNNNNNNNNNNNNNNNNNNNNNNNNNNNNNNNNNNNNNNNNNNNNNNNNNNNNNNNNNNNNNNNNNNNNNNNNNNNNNNNNNNNNNNNNNNNNNNNNNNNNNNNNNNNNNNNNNNNNNNNNNNNNNNNNNNNNNNNNNNNNNNNNNNNNNNNNNNNNNNNNNNNNNNNNNNNNNNNNNNNNNNNNNNNNNNNNNNNNNNNNNNNNNNNNNNNNNNNNNNNNNNNNNNNNNNNNNNNNNNNNNNNNNNNNNNNNNNNNNNNNNNNNNNNNNNNNNNNNNNNNNNNNNNNNNNNNNNNNNNNNNNNNNNNNNNNNNNNNNNNNNNNNNNNNNNNNNNNNNNNNNNNNNNNNNNNNNNNNNNNNNNNNNNNNNNNNNNNNNNNNNNNNNNNNNNNNNNNNNNNNNNNNNNNNNNNNNNNNNNNNNNNNNNNNNNNNNNNNNNNNNNNNNNNNNNNNNNNNNNNNNNNNNNNNNNNNNNNNNNNNNNNNNNNNNNNNNNNNNNNNNNNNNNNNNNNNNNNNNNNNNNNNNNNNNNNNNNNNNNNNNNNNNNNNNNNNNNNNNNNNNNNNNNNNNNNNNNNNNNNNNNNNNNNNNNNNNNNNNNNNNNNNNNNNNNNNNNNNNNNNNNNNNNNNNNNNNNNNNNNNNNNNNNNNNNNNNNNNNNNNNNNNNNNNNNNNNNNNNNNNNNNNNNNNNNNNNNNNNNNNNNNNNNNNNNNNNNNNNNNNNNNNNNNNNNNNNNNNNNNNNNNNNNNNNNNNNNNNNNNNNNNNNNNNNNNNNNNNNNNNNNNNNNNNNNNNNNNNNNNNNNNNNNNNNNNNNNNNNNNNNNNNNNNNNNNNNNNNNNNNNNNNNNNNNNNNNNNNNNNNNNNNNNNNNNNNNNNNNNNNNNNNNNNNNNNNNNNNNNNNNNNNNNNNNNNNNNNNNNNNNNNNNNNNNNNNNNNNNNNNNNNNNNNNNNNNNNNNNNNNNNNNNNNNNNNNNNNNNNNNNNNNNNNNNNNNNNNNNNNNNNNNNNNNNNNNNNNNNNNNNNNNNNNNNNNNNNNNNNNNNNNNNNNNNNNNNNNNNNNNNNNNNNNNNNNNNNNNNNNNNNNNNNNNNNNNNNNNNNNNNNNNNNNNNNNNNNNNNNNNNNNNNNNNNNNNNNNNNNNNNNNNNNNNNNNNNNNNNNNNNNNNNNNNNNNNNNNNNNNNNNNNNNNNNNNNNNNNNNNNNNNNNNNNNNNNNNNNNNNNNNNNNNNNNNNNNNNNNNNNNNNNNNNNNNNNNNNNNNNNNNNNNNNNNNNNNNNNNNNNNNNNNNNNNNNNNNNNNNNNNNNNNNNNNNNNNNNNNNNNNNNNNNNNNNNNNNNNNNNNNNNNNNNNNNNNNNNNNNNNNNNNNNNNNNNNNNNNNNNNNNNNNNNNNNNNNNNNNNNNNNNNNNNNNNNNNNNNNNNNNNNNNNNNNNNNNNNNNNNNNNNNNNNNNNNNNNNNNNNNNNNNNNNNNNNNNNNNNNNNNNNNNNNNNNNNNNNNNNNNNNNNNNNNNNNNNNNNNNNNNNNNNNNNNNNNNNNNNNNNNNNNNNNNNNNNNNNNNNNNNNNNNNNNNNNNNNNNNNNNNNNNNNNNNNNNNNNNNNNNNNNNNNNNNNNNNNNNNNNNNNNNNNNNNNNNNNNNNNNNNNNNNNNNNNNNNNNNNNNNNNNNNNNNNNNNNNNNNNNNNNNNNNNNNNNNNNNNNNNNNNNNNNNNNNNNNNNNNNNNNNNNNNNNNNNNNNNNNNNNNNNNNNNNNNNNNNNNNNNNNNNNNNNNNNNNNNNNNNNNNNNNNNNNNNNNNNNNNNNNNNNNNNNNNNNNNNNNNNNNNNNNNNNNNNNNNNNNNNNNNNNNNNNNNNNNNNNNNNNNNNNNNNNNNNNNNNNNNNNNNNNNNNNNNNNNNNNNNNNNNNNNNNNNNNNNNNNNNNNNNNNNNNNNNNNNNNNNNNNNNNNNNNNNNNNNNNNNNNNNNNNNNNNNNNNNNNNNNNNNNNNNNNNNNNNNNNNNNNNNNNNNNNNNNNNNNNNNNNNNNNNNNNNNNcaattacgtttcggtatttgattagcttggcagtatctgaaaatttagaaatgcgtcttatggatgttgttacagcttacttatagggatcacttgatagtaatatatatatatgaaaatccctgaaggatttaagatacctgaagcacaaagttcaaaacccagagaatgttattctgtgaaattacaaagatcattatatgggttaaagcaatctggccgaatgtggtataatcggctaagtgatcatttgatgaaaaagggatatgtaaataattcaatatgcccttgtgttttcattaagaaaacaacatccggatgcgtaattattgctgtatatgttgatgatttaaacatcattggaacgaataatgaaattcatgaagttgtgtcatacttcaaggaagaatttaaaatgaaggatcttggaaaaaccaagtattgtctgggtttacaaattgaacaaaaagaatgtggaatatttgttcaccagaaaaattatacagaaaagatccttaaacgttttaatatggataaatcaaatcctttaagtactccaatggttgttagatcattaaacatagaaaaggatccatttcgtccatgtgaagatgatgaagatactcttggtccagaagtaccatatttaactgctattggtgcccttatgtatcttacaaattgtacaaggcctgatatatcttttgtagtaaatttattggcaagatttagcacatatccaacaaagagactctggaacggaattaaacatatattccgttatctacgaggaacgacaaacttgggacttttgtattcaaaagatgctaatccaagtataattggttatgctgatgctggatacttatctgatccacacgaggcacgttcccaaactggatatgtatttactcgtggaggcactgcaatttcttggcgttcacagaaacaaacacttgtaacaacttcatcaaatcatgccgagattattgcactacatgaagcaagccgtgaatgtgtgtggttaaaatcaatgacccaacatatccaaatctcatgcggattatcattcgacgagaaacctgtgatactatatgaagataatgctgcatgtgttgctcaaatgaaagaaggatacataaaaagcgacagaactaaacatattcctcctaagttcttcgcattcaccaaggagcttgagaagaataaatgtattgatgttcgtcacattcaatcaagtgaaaactcatcagatctcttcacaaatgcatttcctacaacaatattcagaaagcatatatataatattgggatgcgcaatctacgaaatttgtgaagaattgttcgtgtcaacatgagggggagtttacgtgactgcactctttttcccttactatggtttttatcccaatgggtttttcctagtaaggtttttaacgaggcagtataaaaacacgtaatgtatacaatcNGAATATTTATTCATTGTAATATTTCCATTGGCATTTTTGTGTGAACGACAAGACATTGTTGTTTTTACAAATGATTAAACAGAGATGTCAAAAGCTAACTCCGCTTATCTATCCGATCCTAGTCGACCCGAAAAAATATCAGGTTAAAGAAGGGTTTCTTGGTCAGAGCGGGTCGAACTCGAAATATGACCTGATTTTTCTTTTGGGTTGAGTTCGGGTTAATCCGGTTGACCTGAATTAAAAATCAGATTACTCGCCAACCCGAACTCACCTGATCCATCTGATCTTACCCGTTTAGTGAAtttttgtacatttatatttaattttatttttagaatatattgttaatttttttcgacgattttatatatttttttggatataTAGATGACATTGTCTCTGTGTACAAAAATACCTTAGTTGTGTCGATAACATAATGTAAATGTTCTCTGTAATTTATTacatgatattattattttaaaataataaaatatattttacatttcaAAATTATTGGTTTGTTAGaagatgaaaatattaaaaaattaagatattaaataatttcaaatatattttgtgatatcGTTATTAAAAGAAAAGCGACAACATGTTCTAAGATCAGCTTCATTTGGTATGCTCATCTATTGTTTCGAATTGttaattattgtaattttcgTCATCTTTTTGGAGTTTATTAAGTTATAATCTGATAATAGATTTATCGTGAGATCATGATAAATTTCTTTCTTCAaactgttttatttttaattttattaatcttcAATTCTTTATGTTAGGTTATCAAGTATTTATGTTTAATTGAGGTTtgctttgtttttattttatgtacttGAATTCTTTTCTGGATTAATTAATAGTTtaaacaattatatttttaaactgttaaatttaaatatttaaaaccaaaaaacataattattatatttaggcTGTACTTTGttattaagtaatttaattaaaatattcttattttaaagtgtttaatttttaaatttttatttaattattttttaaaaataaaagaataatgcATGAATAAtgtatagtaaaaaaattaaatcggGTTAGTTCAGGTTTAGGTCGAGAGTTTCAGATTATTTTGAGTTCgggtttagaattttttttgtaatgcaTTTGCTTCAAACTGACCCGAAAATTGACACAATTATATTAGagtcatgtattattttattatctatGTTGATGAGTTATAGCCCAATTCATTAAATCTTACAAAATTGGGTTCGatcttgattaattatttgttgggGTCATTCACCAAGACCCATAAAAAGTATACACGTTCTAGTTCTCAAGATAtatctgt comes from Primulina huaijiensis isolate GDHJ02 chromosome 5, ASM1229523v2, whole genome shotgun sequence and encodes:
- the LOC140976630 gene encoding signal peptidase complex subunit 2-like gives rise to the protein MAADKNPKKANLLDHHSIKNILDESVTEIVKSKGYPEDVRMSNIRLLIGVIIIIIALFAQFYDKKFPENRNFLLGCIGLYVVFNGMLQLIVYLKEKNAILFTYPPTGSFNTTGLVITSKLPRFSDMYTLIIGSADPQSIASKPPVEFTKTVTQWFTKDGVLVEGLFWKDVEALVNEYAKETKKTK